A single Thermaerobacter sp. FW80 DNA region contains:
- a CDS encoding protein kinase: MIGTVLAGRYRVTGLLGGGGMAVVYKATDQVTGETVAVKALRAEYVADGAFLRRLRREAEAVRRLSHPGVVAVRDVGEDGGHPFLVLEYVDGITLKQYIREKAPLPPAEAAGIACRVLAVLEHAHQHGVIHRDVKPQNILITPDARVMVTDFGIARASGTTTTVVDQGAMVGTAQYFAPEQAKGMPATERSDLYAVGVILFEMLTGRLPFDGDSPVAVAMQHLGQQPPLPSALNPAVPRALEAIVLKALEKNPDCRYPSAAAMRADLERFLAGRPVTALARQAVQDTLVAGPPRGAGSRGGRPPDRRGPRGGLDGSRVARAGRTSTAARAPRRRRKAARGGAPPAAPTPGPAAPARGTAVARAGATAAQGAGTAATPRACAPAPAPVLAPSTRGPGTAAGMGWQAAGGRKRRRVAGRRAPCAAAPARMRRGPRSQRPTEPPGSRRPSPGAQPPGRHGQRPARGRGWPAQVPRPPARGRDGPRGGAAVCARRPGPAREPAPAAVRRPAPRGGRERACGRRGRWPTGRPRIPVPDPGPVSPLPGLPRASEPRSPQGPAPAGAGPCAWRWPCSFCWPGPWSRGRRSAAGCSRRWSRCPRWRACP, from the coding sequence GTGATCGGCACCGTGCTGGCGGGGCGGTATCGGGTGACCGGCCTGCTGGGCGGCGGCGGCATGGCGGTGGTCTACAAGGCGACGGACCAGGTCACCGGCGAGACGGTGGCCGTCAAGGCGCTGCGGGCGGAGTACGTCGCCGACGGCGCCTTCCTGCGCCGCTTGCGGCGGGAGGCCGAGGCCGTGCGCCGCCTCTCCCACCCCGGGGTGGTGGCGGTGCGCGACGTGGGCGAGGACGGCGGCCACCCTTTCCTGGTCCTGGAGTACGTCGACGGGATCACCCTCAAGCAGTACATCCGCGAGAAGGCCCCGCTGCCGCCGGCCGAGGCCGCGGGCATCGCCTGCCGCGTGCTGGCGGTGCTGGAGCACGCCCACCAGCACGGCGTGATCCACCGCGACGTGAAGCCGCAGAACATCCTGATCACGCCCGACGCCCGCGTCATGGTGACGGACTTCGGCATCGCCCGGGCCAGCGGCACCACGACCACGGTGGTGGACCAGGGCGCGATGGTGGGCACCGCCCAGTACTTCGCGCCCGAACAGGCGAAGGGCATGCCGGCCACCGAGCGGTCCGACCTCTACGCCGTCGGCGTGATCCTTTTCGAGATGCTCACCGGCCGGTTGCCCTTCGACGGGGACAGCCCGGTGGCCGTGGCCATGCAGCACCTGGGCCAGCAGCCGCCGCTGCCGTCCGCCCTCAACCCCGCGGTACCCCGCGCCCTGGAGGCCATCGTGCTCAAGGCGCTGGAGAAGAACCCCGACTGCCGGTACCCCTCGGCGGCCGCCATGCGGGCCGATCTGGAGCGCTTCCTGGCGGGGCGCCCGGTGACGGCGCTGGCTCGGCAGGCGGTGCAGGACACCCTGGTGGCCGGCCCCCCACGAGGGGCCGGCTCCCGAGGGGGGAGGCCGCCCGACCGGCGCGGTCCGCGGGGGGGCCTGGACGGGAGCAGGGTGGCGAGAGCGGGCCGGACCTCGACGGCCGCACGGGCGCCCCGCCGGCGGCGGAAGGCCGCCAGGGGGGGGGCGCCGCCGGCGGCACCGACGCCAGGTCCCGCGGCCCCGGCCAGGGGGACGGCGGTGGCCCGAGCCGGGGCGACGGCGGCCCAGGGAGCGGGGACGGCGGCGACGCCCAGGGCCTGCGCCCCGGCCCCGGCGCCGGTGCTGGCGCCATCGACCCGCGGGCCGGGGACGGCCGCCGGGATGGGGTGGCAGGCGGCGGGCGGGCGGAAGCGGCGGCGGGTCGCCGGGCGTCGGGCGCCGTGCGCCGCGGCCCCCGCCCGGATGCGGCGGGGGCCGCGGTCGCAGCGGCCGACGGAGCCTCCTGGCTCGCGGCGCCCCAGTCCGGGGGCGCAGCCCCCGGGGAGGCACGGCCAACGTCCGGCGCGGGGTCGCGGGTGGCCGGCCCAGGTCCCGCGGCCCCCGGCCCGCGGGAGGGACGGGCCAAGGGGCGGGGCCGCGGTCTGCGCCCGGCGGCCCGGGCCGGCCCGGGAACCGGCACCGGCGGCCGTCCGGCGCCCGGCGCCGCGGGGAGGGCGGGAGAGGGCCTGCGGGCGGCGGGGGCGCTGGCCGACGGGGCGGCCGCGCATCCCGGTCCCCGACCCCGGCCCGGTGAGCCCGCTCCCGGGGCTGCCCCGGGCGTCGGAGCCACGGTCCCCGCAGGGCCCGGCGCCCGCCGGCGCCGGGCCCTGCGCGTGGCGTTGGCCGTGTTCCTTCTGCTGGCCGGGACCCTGGTCGCGGGGGCGGCGGTCCGCCGCTGGTTGCAGCCGCCGGTGGTCACGGTGCCCGCGGTGGAGGGCCTGCCCCTGA
- a CDS encoding PASTA domain-containing protein, protein MFLLLAGTLVAGAAVRRWLQPPVVTVPAVEGLPLIEAQSRLEQAGLQWQIVEERYDNSEVNTVIAQRPEGGARVRMGQTVELVVSKGPQWLSVPDVRGLAERDARLRLENAGLVVEVRYEHADEPEGVVVDQDPGPGSPIQAGMTVYLTVSRGPESRPVVVPSLFGLTVAGAQDELRAVGLVAGAVQERHSPYPAGTVIGQDPAAAASVERGSRVDLVVSKGPAPAPPGKGKAGATHQATLDVRIEGSGSHRLRVDVEDAAGRRTVYDGTVQGGQGIEVPVSWQGDRAQALIYVDGQLVERRPLEPSGGKGKGRDRTSDEPAPGAGEPVDGEGTPDGGGDDG, encoded by the coding sequence GTGTTCCTTCTGCTGGCCGGGACCCTGGTCGCGGGGGCGGCGGTCCGCCGCTGGTTGCAGCCGCCGGTGGTCACGGTGCCCGCGGTGGAGGGCCTGCCCCTGATCGAGGCCCAGAGCCGCCTGGAGCAGGCAGGGTTGCAGTGGCAGATCGTCGAGGAGCGCTACGATAACAGTGAGGTCAACACCGTCATCGCCCAGCGGCCGGAGGGCGGCGCGCGGGTCCGCATGGGGCAGACGGTGGAGCTGGTGGTCTCCAAGGGGCCGCAGTGGCTCTCCGTCCCCGACGTCCGCGGGCTGGCCGAGCGGGATGCCCGGCTGCGCCTGGAGAACGCCGGCCTGGTGGTCGAGGTCCGCTACGAGCACGCCGACGAGCCCGAGGGCGTGGTGGTGGACCAGGATCCCGGTCCCGGCAGCCCCATCCAGGCCGGCATGACCGTCTACCTCACCGTCTCCCGCGGACCCGAGTCGCGGCCGGTGGTGGTCCCGTCGCTGTTCGGCCTGACCGTGGCGGGGGCGCAGGACGAGCTGCGGGCGGTCGGCCTGGTGGCGGGCGCCGTCCAGGAGCGGCACAGCCCGTACCCGGCGGGGACGGTGATCGGCCAGGATCCCGCGGCCGCGGCGTCGGTGGAACGGGGCAGCCGGGTCGACCTGGTGGTCAGCAAGGGCCCGGCGCCCGCGCCGCCCGGCAAGGGGAAGGCCGGCGCGACGCACCAGGCGACGTTGGACGTGCGCATCGAAGGATCCGGCTCGCACCGGCTGCGGGTGGATGTGGAGGACGCCGCCGGCCGCCGGACCGTGTACGACGGGACCGTCCAGGGGGGGCAGGGGATCGAGGTGCCGGTCAGCTGGCAGGGCGACCGCGCCCAGGCCCTGATCTACGTGGACGGCCAGCTGGTCGAGCGTCGACCCCTGGAGCCGTCGGGGGGCAAGGGGAAGGGGCGGGACAGGACGTCGGACGAACCGGCCCCCGGCGCCGGCGAACCGGTGGACGGCGAGGGGACCCCGGACGGCGGCGGGGACGACGGCTGA
- the rsgA gene encoding ribosome small subunit-dependent GTPase A, whose protein sequence is MTALRTGIVTKAQTNLYEVRLDDGEVCLCALRGRLRREVGEVLTGDRVEVALQPGGAAIERVLPRRNRLVRPPIANVDRVLLVQSLQHPDPVPILMDRVLVQAEALELSVVLCLTKLDLVVDAPDRPLPEPLARLVEGYRLAGYPVHLVAAPRGWGLEGVADALREGVTVLAGPSGVGKSTLLNALQPGLRLATGEISRKLGRGRHTTRSVQLLPLALGGWVADTPGFSRLDLPDLEPEELGDLWPEIRREAPDCRFRGCLHRSEPGCAVRAARDQGRIAPWRYQNYLVLLAEVEERLAERYR, encoded by the coding sequence ATGACGGCGCTGCGGACGGGGATCGTGACCAAGGCGCAGACCAACCTGTACGAGGTGCGTCTCGACGACGGCGAGGTGTGCCTCTGCGCGCTGCGGGGGCGGCTGCGCCGCGAGGTGGGCGAGGTGCTCACCGGCGACCGCGTGGAGGTCGCGCTCCAGCCGGGCGGCGCCGCCATCGAGCGGGTTCTTCCGCGTCGCAACCGGCTGGTGCGGCCGCCCATCGCCAACGTGGACCGGGTGCTGCTGGTCCAGTCCCTCCAGCACCCCGATCCGGTGCCCATCCTGATGGATCGCGTGCTGGTCCAGGCGGAGGCGCTGGAGCTGTCCGTGGTCCTCTGCCTGACCAAGTTGGACCTGGTGGTGGACGCGCCCGACCGGCCCCTGCCGGAACCGCTCGCCCGCCTGGTGGAAGGCTACCGGCTGGCGGGCTACCCGGTGCACCTGGTGGCAGCGCCCAGGGGATGGGGTCTGGAGGGGGTGGCCGACGCCCTGCGGGAGGGCGTCACCGTCCTGGCGGGACCCAGCGGCGTGGGGAAGTCGACCCTGCTCAACGCCCTGCAGCCGGGGCTGCGGCTGGCCACGGGCGAGATCAGTCGCAAGCTGGGCCGGGGGCGGCACACCACCCGGTCGGTGCAGCTGCTGCCCCTGGCCCTGGGCGGGTGGGTCGCCGACACGCCGGGCTTCAGCCGGCTGGACCTGCCGGACCTGGAACCCGAGGAGCTGGGCGACCTCTGGCCGGAGATCCGCCGGGAGGCGCCGGACTGCCGCTTCCGCGGGTGCCTGCATCGCAGCGAGCCGGGCTGTGCGGTGCGGGCGGCCCGGGACCAGGGGCGCATCGCGCCGTGGCGCTACCAGAACTATCTGGTCCTGCTGGCCGAGGTGGAGGAGCGGCTCGCCGAGCGATACCGGTGA
- the rpe gene encoding ribulose-phosphate 3-epimerase produces the protein MDGTAGAGDPGDDREGAQAGSPVARPLAWPAPGAGPVVLPSLLSADFARLAEQVRAAEAAGAAGLHLDVMDGHFVPNLTFGPPIIAAVRRLTSLPLDVHLMVERPEALLPAVAEAGADVVTVHVEATPHVHRALQMIRALGCRAGVALNPGTPATAVEPLLAEVDLVLVMSVNPGFAGQAFLPLALDKLRALRAMLPAAGPRPWLEVDGGIDPKTAPLAAAAGADLLVAGSAVFNQRAPVEANLARLRQAVATSASTRP, from the coding sequence GTGGACGGGACCGCCGGCGCGGGCGACCCCGGCGACGACAGGGAGGGGGCGCAGGCGGGAAGCCCGGTCGCCCGTCCGCTGGCGTGGCCCGCGCCGGGAGCGGGACCCGTGGTGCTGCCGTCCCTGCTCTCGGCCGACTTCGCCCGGCTGGCGGAGCAGGTCCGGGCCGCCGAGGCGGCGGGCGCCGCCGGCCTGCACCTGGACGTGATGGACGGCCACTTCGTGCCCAACCTCACCTTCGGACCGCCGATCATCGCGGCGGTGCGACGATTGACGTCCCTGCCCCTGGACGTGCACCTCATGGTGGAGCGCCCCGAGGCCCTCTTGCCGGCGGTGGCGGAGGCCGGGGCCGACGTGGTCACCGTCCACGTCGAGGCAACGCCCCACGTGCACCGGGCGCTGCAGATGATCCGCGCCCTGGGGTGCCGGGCCGGGGTGGCCCTGAACCCGGGGACGCCGGCGACCGCCGTGGAGCCGCTCTTGGCCGAGGTCGACCTGGTGCTGGTGATGAGCGTGAACCCGGGCTTCGCCGGGCAGGCGTTCCTCCCGCTGGCCCTCGACAAGCTCCGGGCCCTGCGGGCGATGTTGCCCGCGGCGGGGCCGCGCCCGTGGCTGGAGGTCGATGGCGGCATCGACCCCAAGACGGCGCCGTTGGCGGCGGCGGCAGGGGCCGACTTGCTGGTCGCCGGATCGGCCGTCTTCAACCAGCGGGCGCCGGTGGAGGCGAACCTCGCCCGCCTGCGGCAAGCCGTGGCGACGAGCGCATCGACCCGGCCCTGA
- the hslO gene encoding Hsp33 family molecular chaperone HslO — protein MTSADRPQTRRGPSRDHGGAAPDRGAVPDAGPTPSHGRGAREASRGGGATQEPGPSQGDGGRPDPAGDYLVRAVAGDGRVRAFACRTTNLVEEARRRHDTWPTATAALGRVLTGTALLAAQLKDDASVTVRVTGSGPLGVILAVGETDGSVRGYVRNPHVDLPLRPDGKLDVGGAVGLPGFLHVTRDLGLGTPYTGSVPLVSGEIGDDLTAFLVRSDQTPSVVGVGVLVNPAGDVRAAGGFLLQLLPGHPDDWIRRLEGNIRQLEGISRLIDAGLTPEAMAERGLEGLAPRILGRQPLAFRCRCDRQRVERALLSLGPEQLEAMLREDGGAELRCHFCGTVYRVSAAELDALLVRAREGRGLGGTPGAGG, from the coding sequence ATGACGTCGGCAGACCGCCCACAGACGCGACGCGGGCCATCACGAGACCACGGCGGTGCGGCACCGGACCGCGGGGCGGTGCCGGACGCGGGCCCGACCCCGTCCCACGGGCGGGGGGCACGGGAAGCGAGCCGAGGCGGGGGCGCAACGCAGGAACCGGGCCCGTCCCAGGGGGACGGCGGACGGCCGGACCCCGCGGGCGACTACCTGGTCCGCGCCGTGGCCGGCGACGGCCGGGTCCGCGCCTTTGCCTGCCGGACGACGAACCTGGTGGAGGAGGCCCGGCGGCGCCACGACACGTGGCCGACGGCGACGGCCGCCCTGGGACGCGTCCTGACCGGCACGGCCCTCCTGGCGGCCCAGCTCAAGGACGACGCCAGCGTCACCGTGCGCGTGACGGGGAGCGGCCCCTTGGGCGTGATCCTCGCCGTGGGCGAGACCGATGGGTCGGTGCGGGGCTACGTGCGCAACCCCCACGTCGACCTGCCCCTGCGCCCCGACGGCAAGCTGGACGTGGGGGGAGCCGTCGGCCTGCCCGGGTTCCTGCACGTCACGCGGGATCTCGGCCTGGGCACGCCCTACACCGGCAGCGTGCCGCTGGTGTCGGGGGAGATCGGGGACGACCTCACCGCCTTCCTGGTCCGCTCGGACCAGACGCCCTCGGTGGTGGGCGTGGGCGTCCTGGTCAACCCCGCAGGGGATGTGCGGGCGGCGGGAGGCTTCCTGCTCCAGCTGCTGCCGGGTCATCCGGACGACTGGATCCGGCGGCTGGAGGGGAACATCCGGCAACTGGAAGGCATCAGCCGGCTGATCGATGCCGGGTTGACGCCGGAGGCCATGGCGGAACGGGGCCTGGAGGGACTGGCCCCGCGCATCCTCGGCCGCCAGCCCCTGGCCTTCCGCTGCCGGTGCGACCGCCAGCGGGTCGAGCGGGCCTTGCTCAGCCTGGGGCCGGAGCAGCTGGAGGCGATGCTCCGCGAGGACGGGGGCGCCGAGTTGCGCTGCCACTTCTGCGGAACCGTCTATCGGGTGTCGGCCGCGGAACTGGACGCGCTCCTGGTCCGCGCCCGAGAGGGCCGCGGCCTTGGGGGCACGCCCGGCGCGGGCGGGTGA
- the rpmB gene encoding 50S ribosomal protein L28 → MARRCAICGKGVDFGNQVSHSNRKSRRIWLPNLQRVRAVTPQGVRRIRVCTTCLKSGRVVRAL, encoded by the coding sequence ATGGCTCGTCGCTGTGCCATCTGCGGCAAGGGCGTCGACTTCGGGAACCAGGTGAGCCACTCCAACCGCAAGTCGCGGCGCATCTGGCTCCCCAACCTGCAGCGGGTGCGCGCCGTGACCCCCCAGGGCGTGCGCCGGATCCGCGTCTGCACCACGTGCCTGAAGTCCGGCCGCGTGGTCCGGGCCCTGTGA
- a CDS encoding Asp23/Gls24 family envelope stress response protein: MLEYPTDHGRIAISEEVVAGIAGAALADCPGVAGTVPRGWRQGLAGLLGEDRGRGVEVTVADDQAIDVTVSIVVTYGVPIQEVARTVMRRVGEAVRRAVGEQRVRVHVHVAGVRVPAGGAPGGGGTGAARAGAPRAGAGVPEAPGEGVATRPPAPGTAAPGGAHPADPSEPGDTGG, encoded by the coding sequence GTGCTGGAGTATCCTACGGACCACGGGCGGATTGCCATCAGCGAGGAGGTCGTGGCGGGGATCGCCGGTGCGGCGCTAGCCGACTGCCCCGGCGTGGCCGGCACGGTGCCGCGGGGGTGGCGCCAGGGGCTGGCGGGCCTGCTGGGCGAGGACCGGGGTCGCGGCGTCGAGGTGACCGTCGCCGACGACCAGGCCATCGACGTCACCGTGAGCATCGTGGTCACCTACGGGGTCCCGATCCAGGAGGTGGCACGCACGGTGATGCGGCGCGTGGGGGAGGCGGTGCGCCGCGCGGTGGGCGAGCAACGGGTGCGCGTGCACGTGCACGTCGCCGGCGTGCGGGTCCCGGCCGGCGGTGCGCCGGGCGGCGGAGGAACCGGCGCTGCCCGCGCCGGCGCGCCCCGCGCCGGTGCGGGCGTTCCGGAGGCGCCGGGGGAGGGCGTCGCAACGCGGCCCCCTGCGCCCGGGACGGCGGCCCCGGGCGGGGCGCACCCCGCCGACCCGTCCGAGCCGGGCGACACCGGCGGATGA
- the recG gene encoding ATP-dependent DNA helicase RecG, translating into MDEPRARDPGRASSRPPTRGTPAGRDPRPHGDVGQAAPAGSAPAGAGVRGDLGGEPDGGWRRLIQALQAAGDLPPALPADEAAAGVRRALEAVARTLPPARRGPLREAYRLFHDFAHLAPALRKERVARALALVADAARHLPPARDAGDHRPVPAARAMGGANGGSAPSRLASRDGGGAVAGGDAGAGPAPGRGRVEPWSVTLTTPLGRLPGVGRRQAQRLARLGLSTAGDLLWHLPRRYEDRSVWKPIVRLVPGEVATVQAVVLDAQRVPTRTGRTVVRVTVSDGSGRLDAVFFNQPYRLQQLVPGRTVLLSGRVDAGYRGLQMEHPEVEVLEGATDEPVHTARIVPIYPATEGVNQRWLRQLAWRVVGALADQVDEILPAAVRQELGLVDRATALRHIHFPPDAAAWQAARRRLAFEEWFVMQVALARVRSQQQQEPGRAHRPDGPRVARFLASLPFELTAAQRRVLDEIRADMEAPRPMRRLVQGDVGSGKTVVAAWAMVKAVESGGQAALMAPTEILAEQHARRLQQLLAPVGIPVVSLVGSLPAGDRERVLAGLASGRWPVVVGTHALIQDEVRFHDLSLVIIDEQHRFGVRQRALLQGKGQVPDLLVMTATPIPRTLALTLYGDLDVSVIDQLPPGRRPVRTLWLRGRQRRRAYDLLAARVAAGEQGYVVCPLVDEPADGAGDAEQKAVTTWAEFVARHYPKLRVGILHGRMPGAEKERVMAAFERHALDVLVATTVIEVGVDVPNATVMIVEGADRFGLAQLHQLRGRVGRGTKESLCILVADPATPEGRKRLEALCRTQSGFEIAEFDLQLRGPGDFFGTRQHGLPALRIADPVRDAQLLRQARQVARRLLEQDPDLRQPDHQALRREVMDRYGAFLTQARAMWS; encoded by the coding sequence ATGGATGAGCCCAGGGCGCGCGATCCAGGGAGGGCATCGTCCCGGCCCCCGACCCGCGGGACGCCGGCGGGGCGGGATCCGCGTCCCCACGGCGACGTGGGGCAGGCGGCGCCGGCGGGGAGCGCGCCCGCCGGCGCCGGGGTGCGGGGGGATCTGGGCGGAGAGCCGGACGGCGGCTGGCGGCGTCTGATCCAGGCGCTGCAGGCGGCGGGCGACCTGCCCCCGGCCTTGCCGGCGGACGAGGCGGCCGCGGGGGTGCGGCGGGCCCTGGAGGCGGTCGCCCGCACCCTGCCCCCCGCCCGGCGCGGCCCGCTGCGCGAGGCGTACCGGCTCTTCCACGACTTCGCCCACCTGGCGCCCGCCCTCCGCAAGGAGCGGGTGGCCCGCGCCCTCGCCCTGGTGGCGGACGCCGCCCGCCACCTCCCGCCGGCCCGCGACGCCGGGGACCACCGCCCGGTCCCCGCGGCGCGGGCCATGGGCGGGGCGAACGGTGGCTCCGCTCCCTCGCGCCTGGCGAGCCGCGACGGCGGCGGAGCGGTGGCGGGCGGGGACGCGGGCGCCGGTCCCGCTCCGGGGCGGGGGAGGGTGGAGCCATGGTCCGTCACCCTGACCACGCCGCTCGGCCGCCTGCCCGGCGTCGGCCGCCGTCAGGCGCAGCGCCTCGCCCGGCTCGGCCTGTCCACGGCGGGCGACCTGCTCTGGCACCTGCCCCGCCGCTACGAGGACCGCTCGGTCTGGAAGCCCATCGTCCGCCTGGTGCCGGGGGAGGTGGCCACCGTGCAGGCCGTGGTGCTCGACGCCCAGCGGGTGCCGACCCGCACGGGGCGGACGGTGGTCCGCGTCACCGTCAGCGACGGCAGCGGGCGGCTGGACGCGGTGTTCTTCAACCAGCCGTACCGCCTCCAGCAGCTGGTGCCGGGCCGGACGGTGCTGCTGAGCGGGCGGGTCGACGCCGGCTACCGCGGCCTGCAGATGGAGCACCCCGAGGTGGAGGTGCTGGAGGGCGCGACCGACGAGCCGGTCCACACGGCCCGCATTGTGCCGATCTACCCGGCCACCGAGGGCGTGAACCAGCGCTGGTTGCGGCAGCTGGCCTGGCGGGTCGTGGGCGCCCTGGCCGACCAGGTGGACGAGATCCTGCCCGCCGCCGTGCGCCAGGAGCTGGGGCTGGTCGACCGCGCCACCGCCCTGCGCCACATCCACTTCCCCCCGGACGCCGCCGCCTGGCAGGCGGCCCGCCGGCGCCTGGCCTTCGAGGAGTGGTTCGTCATGCAGGTGGCCCTGGCCCGGGTGCGCAGCCAGCAGCAGCAGGAACCGGGGCGGGCCCACCGACCCGACGGGCCGCGGGTCGCCCGCTTCCTCGCCAGCCTGCCCTTCGAGCTGACCGCCGCCCAGCGCCGGGTGCTGGACGAGATCCGCGCCGACATGGAGGCGCCTCGGCCCATGCGCCGCCTGGTCCAGGGGGACGTGGGCTCGGGGAAGACCGTCGTCGCCGCCTGGGCGATGGTCAAGGCGGTGGAGAGCGGCGGCCAGGCGGCGCTGATGGCCCCCACGGAGATCCTGGCGGAGCAGCACGCGCGCCGCCTGCAGCAGCTGCTGGCCCCGGTGGGCATCCCGGTGGTGTCGCTGGTGGGCAGCCTGCCCGCCGGCGACCGCGAGCGGGTGCTGGCGGGCCTCGCCAGCGGTCGCTGGCCGGTGGTGGTGGGCACCCACGCCCTGATCCAGGACGAGGTGCGGTTCCACGACCTGAGCCTGGTCATCATCGACGAGCAGCACCGCTTCGGCGTGCGCCAGCGCGCCCTGCTGCAGGGCAAGGGCCAGGTGCCGGACCTGCTGGTCATGACGGCGACGCCGATCCCCCGGACCCTGGCGCTGACGCTCTACGGCGATCTGGATGTCTCGGTGATCGACCAGCTCCCCCCGGGCCGGCGGCCCGTGCGGACGCTGTGGCTGCGGGGACGGCAGCGGCGCCGGGCGTACGACCTCCTGGCGGCCCGGGTGGCCGCCGGCGAGCAGGGGTACGTGGTCTGTCCCCTGGTGGACGAACCGGCCGACGGCGCCGGCGACGCGGAGCAGAAGGCGGTGACCACCTGGGCGGAGTTCGTCGCCCGCCACTACCCGAAGCTGCGGGTGGGGATCCTGCACGGCCGCATGCCCGGGGCGGAGAAGGAGCGGGTCATGGCGGCCTTCGAGCGGCACGCCCTGGACGTCCTGGTGGCGACCACGGTGATCGAGGTCGGGGTCGACGTGCCCAACGCGACGGTGATGATCGTCGAGGGGGCGGACCGCTTCGGCCTCGCCCAGCTGCACCAGCTGCGCGGCCGCGTCGGCCGCGGCACCAAGGAGTCGCTGTGCATCCTGGTGGCCGACCCGGCCACGCCGGAGGGGCGCAAGCGGCTGGAGGCGCTGTGCCGCACCCAGAGCGGCTTCGAGATCGCCGAGTTCGACCTCCAGCTGCGGGGCCCCGGGGACTTCTTCGGCACCCGCCAGCACGGACTGCCCGCGCTGCGCATCGCGGACCCCGTGCGGGACGCGCAGCTCCTCCGCCAGGCCCGCCAGGTGGCGCGGCGGCTGCTGGAGCAGGACCCCGACCTCCGGCAGCCCGACCACCAGGCCCTGCGGCGCGAGGTCATGGACCGGTACGGCGCCTTCCTGACCCAGGCGCGGGCGATGTGGAGCTAG
- a CDS encoding MFS transporter, whose protein sequence is MPVGVYVVALVAWLYFVALDMLATGLPLALAAAGAGEGWIGLLAGWMGLAAMIQRPFLAAWGDRHGHGRLLVASLAAAVAGAVLFAVRPEPGAQLLARTLQGTSLAGLVVASQALMAALAPVPRRGRALALQGLADTGGVLVGTNLGEWAWHHLGRTGLFAGAAAAAGVALGLAVAGRRAVMPSAGGRPAGTGPARAAVGPGAAAGARPAPRLRTALAAARPRARRGGEAGCRQPAARPGVLPLPSAFLLLGALIGAIFGTALNLTALHAQAAGFRAGGWLAVFALVAMAARYAAGTAIDRAGGGTAGASAPGMAGAVRPARRLLAPAFGLMAAGEALLAAASGGPAGYGVYAAAVVVAAGYGIAHTALAAAVGGAPPGRRGTAAGWLANAIDLGVGAGLAALGWVLERWSFPLMYGALAGAAGLGAVLGLATRGDRLRPEAGARP, encoded by the coding sequence TTGCCCGTCGGCGTCTACGTCGTCGCCCTCGTCGCCTGGCTCTACTTCGTCGCCCTGGACATGCTGGCCACCGGCCTGCCCCTGGCCCTGGCGGCGGCGGGGGCGGGTGAGGGCTGGATCGGCCTCCTGGCCGGCTGGATGGGCCTGGCGGCCATGATCCAGCGGCCGTTCCTGGCCGCGTGGGGGGACCGCCACGGCCACGGGCGCCTGCTGGTGGCCAGCCTCGCTGCCGCGGTGGCCGGCGCCGTGCTCTTCGCCGTGCGCCCGGAGCCGGGCGCCCAGCTCCTGGCCCGCACCCTCCAGGGCACGTCCCTGGCGGGGCTGGTGGTGGCCAGCCAGGCCCTGATGGCGGCCCTGGCGCCGGTCCCGCGGCGTGGCCGGGCCCTGGCCCTCCAGGGCCTGGCCGACACCGGCGGCGTGCTGGTCGGCACGAACCTGGGGGAGTGGGCCTGGCATCATCTCGGACGAACCGGCCTCTTCGCCGGCGCAGCGGCCGCGGCCGGCGTCGCCCTGGGGCTGGCGGTGGCCGGTCGTCGTGCGGTCATGCCCAGCGCAGGCGGCAGGCCCGCCGGCACGGGCCCGGCCCGGGCCGCGGTTGGTCCCGGTGCGGCCGCCGGTGCGCGGCCCGCCCCGCGGCTGCGAACGGCGCTGGCGGCCGCCCGCCCCCGCGCCCGGCGGGGTGGGGAAGCCGGCTGTCGGCAGCCGGCGGCGCGGCCTGGGGTCCTGCCGCTGCCGTCCGCCTTCCTGCTCCTCGGCGCCCTGATCGGAGCGATCTTCGGGACGGCGCTCAACCTGACGGCGCTCCATGCCCAGGCCGCGGGGTTTCGCGCCGGCGGATGGCTGGCGGTCTTCGCTCTGGTGGCCATGGCGGCGCGCTACGCGGCGGGCACGGCCATTGACCGCGCCGGCGGGGGGACGGCGGGCGCTTCGGCGCCAGGGATGGCGGGTGCGGTCCGCCCGGCCCGGCGGCTGCTGGCGCCGGCCTTCGGCCTGATGGCGGCGGGCGAGGCCCTGCTGGCCGCGGCGTCCGGCGGCCCTGCCGGCTACGGCGTCTACGCCGCCGCCGTGGTCGTCGCCGCCGGCTACGGCATCGCCCACACCGCCCTGGCGGCCGCCGTGGGCGGCGCCCCGCCTGGCCGGCGCGGGACCGCCGCGGGCTGGTTGGCCAACGCCATCGACCTCGGGGTGGGCGCAGGTCTCGCTGCCCTGGGCTGGGTGCTGGAGCGGTGGTCGTTCCCCCTGATGTACGGCGCCCTGGCAGGGGCCGCGGGGCTGGGCGCGGTCCTGGGTCTTGCCACCCGGGGTGACCGGCTGCGGCCGGAGGCCGGCGCCCGGCCATAG